CAGTTTCGCTGGATGTGTCACAATTTCGGCCGGAAGAGCTGAATGTGCACTTGGATGGAAGGGAACTCACCGTCGAAGGCAAGCAAGAacataaaaatgagaacaacTTCACGCAAAGGTGAGACGAGTCCTTACGCTCTACTTCTAGTAGTACAGGGATTTTCAACTGCTTGTGTTGCACAGATCATTCATCCGAAAATGGACGCTACCGGAAAACGTAGATTTGGAGGCGATACGCACTCAGCTCAGCGACAAAGGTCACCTGTGTGTGGAAGCACCGAAGACGGATGCAACAACGCCGAACAGAAGAAATATTCCGATCACGGCTGCGTCGTCTAAGATGTAATTATAGCAAAAATCGGTATCGTCATAATTCCAAGCACGTAACCAGCTGATACAGCCCTTTTGACTCGTGTTCTGTACCTCAATGAACGTAAATTATCCTTCCACGAGCTTTACATTCTTCTTTGTATATCTTTCTTTAACTTCATTTACTCTATACTTATTTAACTTATTCACCTATTCAGCAATTCTCTGCTAGATCATATGTAAGCGATCAATAAATTGGATTTATGAAAATATGttgaaaatgtgaataaaCGAACTAATCCCAAGACTATCTTGACAACGTACAGGACGCAACGGTGTCCCAAATGAGTACCATTGTTCAGTAGAGTTGTTGAGAATTATATTGATGAAGTAGGCGTTCCAGAAACCTTGTTACTGGCTGCTAACGTCTTCCGAACTCC
This window of the Necator americanus strain Aroian chromosome III, whole genome shotgun sequence genome carries:
- a CDS encoding hypothetical protein (NECATOR_CHRIII.G13203.T1), encoding MELWDVPRMMNRMMNECKRDFDRTVFPYWRDADHSVLHVGNDSHQVIDDEKKFAVSLDVSQFRPEELNVHLDGRELTVEGKQEHKNENNFTQRSFIRKWTLPENVDLEAIRTQLSDKGHLCVEAPKTDATTPNRRNIPITAASSKM